A genome region from Nocardiopsis exhalans includes the following:
- the treZ gene encoding malto-oligosyltrehalose trehalohydrolase encodes MNELVTQPTRPATPGLGVHGDFSVWSPQARRVRVRVDGTDHPMERAPDGWWHGQVAGAGPGSDYAYLLDDDSQPLPDPRSLHQPHGVHAPSRVYDHAAHAWADGDWTGRPLAGGVIYELHVGTFTPEGTLTAAVDCLDHLVDLGVTHVELMPLNAFDGTHGWGYDGVLWAAVHEPYGGPDALKGFVDACHRRGLAVLLDVVYNHLGPSGAYLPRFGPYFCGENAWGPSLNLDGPDSDPVRRLVVDGALDWLRHYHLDGLRLDAVHALRDDRAVPILPELSAEADALAAGLGRPLSLIAESDRNDPRTVLPREAGGLGMTAQWSDDLHHALHVALTGEKHGYYADFDGPQVLVETLRRVFWHDGTRSTFRGRRHGARVDTALVPGSRFLGYLSTHDQIGNRARGDRMGEHLSPGLLTCGAALVLCSPYTPMIFMGEEWGATTPWPFFASFTDPELIEGVRKGRRREFAALGWAEEDIPDPMDPATRDRAVLDWSEPGHEPRKLVLDTYRALIALRRAEPELCDPRLDRFAVRASQDGRTLVLTRGSLRLVCNLGLEETRVELDAAPGELLLANGGPRIDGTAVSVPGESFAVLRV; translated from the coding sequence GTGAACGAACTGGTGACCCAACCCACCCGGCCCGCCACCCCCGGACTCGGCGTACACGGCGACTTCTCGGTCTGGTCGCCCCAGGCCCGCCGCGTACGGGTCCGCGTCGACGGAACCGACCACCCCATGGAACGCGCCCCCGACGGCTGGTGGCACGGCCAGGTCGCGGGTGCCGGACCGGGCTCGGACTACGCCTACCTCCTCGACGACGACTCCCAGCCCCTGCCCGACCCGCGTTCCCTGCACCAACCCCACGGGGTGCACGCACCCAGCCGGGTGTACGACCACGCCGCCCACGCCTGGGCGGACGGCGACTGGACCGGGCGCCCGCTCGCCGGAGGGGTGATCTACGAACTCCACGTCGGCACCTTCACCCCCGAGGGGACCCTGACCGCCGCCGTCGACTGCCTCGACCACCTGGTCGACCTCGGCGTCACCCACGTGGAGCTGATGCCGCTCAACGCCTTCGACGGCACCCACGGCTGGGGCTACGACGGGGTCCTGTGGGCCGCCGTCCACGAACCCTACGGCGGCCCCGACGCCCTCAAGGGGTTCGTCGACGCCTGCCACCGCCGGGGCCTCGCGGTCCTGCTGGACGTGGTCTACAACCACCTCGGCCCCTCCGGCGCCTACCTGCCGCGCTTCGGCCCCTACTTCTGCGGAGAGAACGCCTGGGGGCCCTCGCTCAACCTGGACGGACCCGACTCCGACCCCGTCCGGCGGCTGGTCGTCGACGGCGCCCTGGACTGGCTGCGCCACTACCACCTGGACGGGCTCCGCCTGGACGCGGTGCACGCCCTGCGCGACGACCGGGCCGTGCCGATCCTGCCCGAACTCTCCGCCGAGGCCGACGCCCTGGCCGCCGGTCTGGGCCGTCCGCTCTCCCTGATCGCGGAGTCCGACCGCAACGACCCGCGCACCGTCCTGCCCCGGGAGGCGGGCGGGCTCGGGATGACCGCTCAGTGGTCGGACGACCTCCACCACGCCCTGCACGTCGCCCTCACCGGCGAGAAACACGGCTACTACGCCGACTTCGACGGCCCCCAGGTCCTCGTCGAGACCCTGCGGCGCGTCTTCTGGCACGACGGCACCCGGTCCACCTTCCGCGGCAGGAGGCACGGGGCCCGGGTGGACACCGCCCTCGTCCCGGGCAGCCGCTTCCTCGGCTACCTCAGCACCCACGACCAGATCGGCAACCGTGCCCGCGGCGACCGCATGGGCGAACACCTCTCACCCGGCCTGCTCACCTGCGGCGCCGCCCTCGTCCTCTGCTCGCCCTACACCCCGATGATCTTCATGGGCGAGGAGTGGGGGGCCACCACCCCCTGGCCGTTCTTCGCCTCGTTCACCGACCCCGAACTCATCGAGGGGGTGCGCAAGGGCCGCCGCCGCGAGTTCGCCGCCCTCGGCTGGGCCGAGGAGGACATCCCCGACCCCATGGACCCGGCCACCCGCGACAGAGCGGTCCTGGACTGGTCCGAACCCGGGCACGAGCCGCGAAAGTTGGTCCTGGACACCTACCGCGCCCTGATCGCCCTGCGCCGGGCCGAACCCGAACTCTGCGACCCGCGCCTGGACCGGTTCGCCGTCCGCGCCAGCCAGGACGGCCGCACACTGGTGCTGACCCGCGGTTCGCTGCGCCTGGTCTGCAACCTCGGCCTCGAAGAGACCCGGGTGGAGCTGGACGCGGCCCCCGGGGAACTCCTGCTCGCCAACGGCGGCCCGCGGATCGACGGCACCGCGGTCAGCGTTCCGGGGGAGTCCTTCGCGGTGCTGCGGGTGTGA
- the erm gene encoding ErmE/ErmH/ErmO/ErmR family 23S rRNA (adenine(2058)-N(6))-methyltransferase: MARRTPRNQSSASRNDRSANRSENCGNRRRGNRRRLSQNFLNDPGTARWVVRLAGLAPDDLVVEVGPGDGAITRFLAPAARKVVAHELDPRLAARLADRYRDPALGVRVVHGDFTRAHPPREPFAVVGNIPYSRTADIVRWCLEAPELTSATLITQLEYARKRTGAYGRWSRLTVLTWPWWSWRLAGRISRDRFRPVPRVDAGVLVLRRRGEALVPWERRGEYRRMVELGFGGVGGSLSASLRREHPTARVAAALREAAIAPDAPVGLVAPDQWVVVFRVLAG, encoded by the coding sequence ATGGCACGCCGCACTCCCCGAAACCAGAGCTCCGCCTCCCGCAACGACCGCTCGGCCAACCGTTCAGAGAACTGCGGCAACCGCCGCCGCGGCAACCGGCGGCGCCTGTCGCAGAACTTCCTCAACGACCCCGGAACCGCCCGCTGGGTGGTGCGACTGGCCGGATTGGCCCCCGACGACCTCGTGGTGGAGGTCGGTCCCGGCGACGGCGCCATCACCCGGTTCCTCGCCCCGGCGGCCCGGAAGGTGGTCGCCCACGAACTCGACCCCCGGCTGGCCGCGCGGCTCGCCGACCGCTACCGGGACCCGGCCCTGGGCGTGCGGGTGGTGCACGGCGACTTCACCCGCGCGCACCCGCCGCGTGAGCCGTTCGCGGTGGTCGGCAACATCCCCTACTCGCGGACCGCTGACATCGTCCGCTGGTGTCTGGAGGCCCCGGAACTCACCTCGGCCACCCTGATCACCCAGCTGGAGTACGCGCGCAAGCGCACCGGCGCCTACGGCAGGTGGAGCAGGTTGACCGTGCTGACCTGGCCGTGGTGGTCCTGGCGGCTGGCCGGACGGATCAGCCGGGACCGCTTCCGGCCGGTGCCGCGCGTGGACGCCGGGGTCCTGGTACTGCGCAGGCGCGGCGAAGCCCTGGTGCCATGGGAGCGCCGGGGCGAGTACCGGCGCATGGTCGAACTCGGCTTCGGCGGGGTCGGCGGTTCACTGTCCGCATCGCTGCGCCGCGAACATCCGACCGCGCGGGTGGCGGCTGCTCTCCGAGAGGCAGCGATCGCACCGGACGCACCGGTGGGGCTGGTGGCCCCGGACCAGTGGGTGGTGGTGTTCCGGGTCCTGGCCGGATGA
- a CDS encoding class I SAM-dependent DNA methyltransferase: MPNFSDFDTRRYRTVDVATGYDGWSSTYEDSVLDAMDLALLDGLTAPDWSQARRAADLGCGTGRTGAWLRGREVEHVDGVDLSAGMLALAEKRGAHDTLTQGDVRATGLPGDTYDLVIASLIDEHLPDLVPFYAEAWRLTKPGGRCVLVAYHPQFIMASGMPTHFTDASGEEVAITTHVHLIGDHVRAALASGWRLAELNEAVVDDGWVAAKPKWERFRGYPISAAFVWDRPA; encoded by the coding sequence ATGCCGAACTTCTCCGACTTCGACACCCGCCGCTACCGGACCGTCGACGTGGCCACCGGCTACGACGGCTGGTCCAGCACTTACGAGGACTCCGTGCTCGACGCCATGGACCTCGCGCTCCTGGACGGACTCACCGCCCCCGACTGGTCCCAGGCGCGCCGCGCCGCCGACCTGGGCTGCGGCACCGGCCGCACCGGGGCCTGGCTGCGCGGCCGGGAGGTGGAACACGTCGACGGGGTGGACCTGAGCGCCGGGATGCTCGCCCTGGCCGAGAAGCGGGGCGCCCACGACACCCTCACCCAGGGCGACGTCCGCGCCACCGGCCTGCCGGGCGACACCTACGACCTGGTCATCGCCTCGCTCATCGACGAGCACCTGCCCGACCTCGTACCCTTCTACGCCGAGGCCTGGCGGCTGACCAAACCGGGAGGCCGCTGTGTGCTGGTCGCCTACCACCCGCAGTTCATCATGGCCTCGGGGATGCCCACCCACTTCACCGACGCCTCGGGTGAGGAGGTCGCCATCACCACCCACGTGCACCTGATCGGCGACCACGTGCGCGCCGCCCTGGCCAGCGGATGGCGGTTGGCGGAGCTGAACGAGGCGGTCGTGGACGACGGTTGGGTGGCGGCCAAACCCAAGTGGGAACGGTTCCGCGGCTACCCGATCTCGGCGGCGTTCGTGTGGGACCGCCCCGCCTGA
- a CDS encoding phosphotransferase enzyme family protein encodes MTHSDSPDAAPSPAFENDSDDVEVLEGGNVSDQVLRIGATVRKPWLPSSPAVTSLLRYLHMRGYSGSPITYGQRPRGYQRLAFVPGTPADRMPPMTADELHELGAMVRRLHDLTADYRPAADAEWESVFPPEEPEVICHNDLAPWNLVRDPGGGPASWCLIDWDGAGPASRTGELGYAAHGFVPLHEGGDPEADGLRLRALAEGYGCDAEQRRALPGAALRRVRAMFEILEEGARTGRQPWARLHAEGHADHWGAAAAYIERHQELWCGILAVQAGRSHTNAAEIG; translated from the coding sequence GTGACACACTCCGACAGCCCCGACGCCGCCCCCTCCCCCGCTTTCGAGAACGATTCCGACGACGTCGAGGTCCTGGAGGGCGGGAACGTCTCCGACCAGGTCCTGCGGATCGGCGCCACCGTGCGCAAACCCTGGCTGCCCTCCTCCCCCGCCGTGACCTCCCTGCTGCGCTACCTGCACATGCGCGGCTACTCCGGTTCTCCGATCACCTACGGTCAGCGGCCCCGGGGCTACCAGCGACTGGCCTTCGTCCCCGGTACCCCGGCCGACCGGATGCCGCCCATGACCGCCGACGAGCTCCACGAGTTGGGCGCGATGGTCCGTCGGCTGCACGACCTCACCGCCGACTACCGCCCCGCGGCCGACGCGGAGTGGGAATCGGTCTTCCCGCCGGAGGAGCCCGAGGTCATCTGCCACAACGACCTCGCCCCGTGGAACCTGGTCCGCGACCCCGGGGGCGGCCCCGCGTCCTGGTGCCTCATCGACTGGGACGGCGCCGGACCGGCCAGCCGGACGGGCGAGCTCGGCTACGCCGCGCACGGGTTCGTCCCCCTGCACGAGGGAGGGGACCCCGAGGCCGACGGGCTGCGGCTGCGGGCGCTGGCCGAGGGCTACGGCTGTGACGCGGAACAGCGCCGGGCGCTGCCCGGGGCCGCGCTGCGGCGGGTGCGCGCCATGTTCGAGATCCTGGAGGAGGGCGCGCGGACCGGTCGGCAGCCCTGGGCCCGCCTGCACGCCGAGGGGCACGCCGACCACTGGGGCGCGGCTGCCGCCTACATCGAACGCCACCAGGAACTCTGGTGCGGGATACTGGCCGTTCAGGCGGGGCGGTCCCACACGAACGCCGCCGAGATCGGGTAG
- a CDS encoding helix-turn-helix domain-containing protein, with amino-acid sequence MAEPADQESEREPASVPRRRRPATAREAKALGHPLRLRILRLCLTRELTNRELADRLDTNPGTVLHHVRTLLNAGLLTAAPVRTGASGALEKPYRATDESWWLDGPLQDLPSEERTSPITALTDELDEAGPEAVRTYARFALHLNDEEVAELDRRILAVLDEYVASDDQRLDRPVHGGAFLLYRSPDA; translated from the coding sequence ATGGCAGAACCGGCCGACCAGGAATCCGAACGGGAACCCGCCTCCGTCCCCCGTAGACGCCGCCCGGCCACCGCGCGCGAGGCCAAGGCCCTCGGCCACCCGCTGCGCCTGCGCATCCTGCGGCTGTGCCTGACCCGGGAACTCACCAACCGTGAGCTCGCCGACCGCCTCGACACCAACCCCGGAACCGTGCTCCACCACGTGCGCACACTGCTGAACGCGGGTCTGCTCACGGCCGCACCGGTCCGCACCGGGGCCAGCGGAGCCCTGGAGAAGCCCTACCGCGCCACCGACGAGTCCTGGTGGCTCGACGGCCCGCTCCAGGACCTGCCATCGGAGGAGCGAACCTCCCCGATCACCGCCCTGACCGATGAACTGGACGAGGCCGGGCCGGAGGCGGTGCGCACCTACGCCAGGTTCGCCCTGCACCTGAACGACGAGGAAGTGGCCGAGCTGGACCGGCGCATCCTCGCCGTCCTCGACGAGTACGTGGCCTCCGACGACCAGCGCCTGGACCGTCCCGTCCACGGCGGCGCGTTCCTGCTGTACCGATCCCCGGACGCTTAG